TTATCAGGCTTCAACTTCGGAACTTTTTGGTAAGGTACAGGAAGTACCTCAGAAAGAAACTACTCCTTTCTATCCGCGTAGTCCGTATGGGGTTGCTAAGCAATATGGTTTCTGGATTACGAAGAACTATCGTGAGAGTTACGGCATGTTTGCAGTAAACGGTATCTTGTTTAATCATGAGAGTGAACGCCGCGGGGAGACATTTGTTACCCGTAAGATTACATTGGCTGCGGCACGCATTGCACAGGGGTTTCAGGATAAGTTGTATCTGGGGAATCTGGATTCTTTGCGCGACTGGGGTTATGCGAAGGATTATGTAGAATGTATGTGGTTGATTCTGCAACATGACACTCCGGAGGATTTTGTAATTGCTACGGGTGAGTACCACACTGTTCGCGAGTTTGCTACACTTGCCTTTAAAGAAGTGGGTATCGAACTACGATGGGAAGGTAAAGGAGTTGACGAGAAGGGTATTGACATCGCTACCGGCAGGGTATTGGTAGAGGTTGATCCGAAATATTTCCGTCCTGCAGAAGTGGAACAATTGTTGGGAGATCCGACAAAAGCAAAGACATTGCTTGGATGGAATCCTACTCAAACAAGTTTTCCTGAACTGGTACGCATCATGGCGGCACATGACATGAAGTTTGTGCGTAAACTGCACATGAGACAAGAAATGGACAAATAATGGATAAGAAAGCAAAAATATATGTGGCAGGACATCGCGGATTGGTGGGTTCTGCTATTTGGAATAATCTGAAGAGTAAGGGGTATACTAATCTAGTGGGGCGTACCCATAGAGAGTTGAACTTGCTCGATGGGGTGGCTGTACGTCATTTCTTTGACGAGGAGCAACCTGAATATGTAATTCTTGCAGCTGCGCATGTGGGAGGAATCATGGCCAACAGTTTGTATCGGGCGGATTTTATCTATATGAATTTGCAGATTCAGCAGAATGTGATAGGAGAGAGTTTCCGTCATAGCGTGAAGAAATTACTTTTCTTAGGTAGTACATGTATCTATCCTCGTGATGCGGAACAACCGATGAAAGAGGATGCGCTACTTACTTCTCCACTGGAATATACGAATGAACCTTATGCAATTGCTAAAATTGCGGGATTGAAAATGTGTGAGAGCTTCAACTTGCAATATGGAACGAACTATATTGCGGTGATGCCAACGAACTTATATGGTCCGAATGATAACTTTGATTTGGAACGTAGTCATGTTCTACCTGCTATGATCCGTAAGATTCATCTGGCTCATTGCTTGAAAGAGGGCAATTGGGATGCAGTATGCAAAGATATGAATCTGCGTCCTGTAGAGGGTATCAACGGAGAGAACAGCAAGGAAGAGATTTTGGCTATTTTGAAAAAGTACGGCATTAGCGACACGGAAGTGTTGTTGTGGGGTACGGGTGCACCTTTACGTGAGTTCCTATGGAGTGAGGAGATGGCAGATGCCAGTGTGTTCGTGATGGAGCATGTGGACTTTAAAGATACATATCGCGAAGGAGAAAAGGATATTCGTAATTGCCACATCAACATTGGCACAGGCAAGGAGATCAGCATAAAGCAACTTGCGGAACTGATTGTAACTACTGTGGGATACCGGGGCAAGCTGACGTTTGACAGCAGTAAACCCGATGGAACGATGCGTAAATTGACTGATCCTTCTAAATTGCATGCTTTAGGTTGGCAGCATAAGATAGAAATTGAAGAGGGTGTCAGAAAAATGTATGACTGGTACTTGTCTTAAAGCAATAATATAGATAAAAGAGCCCTTTTCATCCACATCGATTGGATAAAAAGGGCTCTTTTTGTTAGAAATTTCAATCAAGTTTTTATAGAATCACTCTAAAGGTAAATTATGCTGTTTTAAGAATGATAATTTATCCCAATACCCTCTTTGAAATATGATTTTGTTATTGACCACTTGGAAAAAGCCACATCCTCGTAAACCTAACGGATCACGCCATTCCATTATGGCCCATTGAGCGTCTTCAAAAATATTTTCTACAATACAAATCATCTTTGCTTGAGCAAATTCTTTTATAAACATCTCTTTAATGGCTGCTTTCCCAACAATAGGTTCGTTTGCTACTTGATGATTAACCGCATTTTCATCATATAGCTCAATAATAGCGTCTACATCTGCCTCGTTGAAAGCGTCAATAAACTTCTTTAAAACTTCTTTTGGAGCTGACATCTTTTCTCTTTTTTATATTGGCAAATAAATGTATTTATTCTTTTCGGAGAATCATGAGAGAAAAATAAGGGAATTCTTTCTCTTGTAATTCTTTGATATCCAATGTATAAAATTCTTTTTCTGTTCCTACATTTTCAAAATAATGATAGGTGTACCTCGGATGAGTTACAATGCAACGATGTACTGCTTGTCTGCATTGCGAAAGCTTCATGATCACAATGACGTAGCCTGCTTCCAAATAATTTTCTAATTC
This is a stretch of genomic DNA from uncultured Bacteroides sp.. It encodes these proteins:
- a CDS encoding nuclear transport factor 2 family protein, with the protein product MSAPKEVLKKFIDAFNEADVDAIIELYDENAVNHQVANEPIVGKAAIKEMFIKEFAQAKMICIVENIFEDAQWAIMEWRDPLGLRGCGFFQVVNNKIIFQRGYWDKLSFLKQHNLPLE
- a CDS encoding GDP-L-fucose synthase, with amino-acid sequence MDKKAKIYVAGHRGLVGSAIWNNLKSKGYTNLVGRTHRELNLLDGVAVRHFFDEEQPEYVILAAAHVGGIMANSLYRADFIYMNLQIQQNVIGESFRHSVKKLLFLGSTCIYPRDAEQPMKEDALLTSPLEYTNEPYAIAKIAGLKMCESFNLQYGTNYIAVMPTNLYGPNDNFDLERSHVLPAMIRKIHLAHCLKEGNWDAVCKDMNLRPVEGINGENSKEEILAILKKYGISDTEVLLWGTGAPLREFLWSEEMADASVFVMEHVDFKDTYREGEKDIRNCHINIGTGKEISIKQLAELIVTTVGYRGKLTFDSSKPDGTMRKLTDPSKLHALGWQHKIEIEEGVRKMYDWYLS
- the gmd gene encoding GDP-mannose 4,6-dehydratase, translating into MKKIALITGITGQDGSFLAEFLIEKGYEVHGIIRRSSSFNTARIEHLYLDEWVRDMKKDRLVNLHYGDMTDSSSLIRIIQVVKPDEIYNLAAQSHVKVSFDVPEYTAESDAVGTLRLLEAVRILGLEKKTKIYQASTSELFGKVQEVPQKETTPFYPRSPYGVAKQYGFWITKNYRESYGMFAVNGILFNHESERRGETFVTRKITLAAARIAQGFQDKLYLGNLDSLRDWGYAKDYVECMWLILQHDTPEDFVIATGEYHTVREFATLAFKEVGIELRWEGKGVDEKGIDIATGRVLVEVDPKYFRPAEVEQLLGDPTKAKTLLGWNPTQTSFPELVRIMAAHDMKFVRKLHMRQEMDK